A stretch of Lactuca sativa cultivar Salinas chromosome 6, Lsat_Salinas_v11, whole genome shotgun sequence DNA encodes these proteins:
- the LOC111894085 gene encoding UDP-glycosyltransferase 73E1, whose protein sequence is MASNVHFLMIPLMCPGHLIPMVDMAKLIAQHSATVTIVITPRNATRFGSVLHRAVASGHPIRILELQFPASEYGLPEGCESVDDLPTFNLSKNFFDASAKLQEPLEEVFNELKPRPSCIISDKHLAWTSDVAKKFQIPWVIFDGMSCFTQLATHNLCASKVHEHVGDFDPILLPGLPDKITMTKSQLPGLFNPGKSAKAKELKSVREKIRAAEIGAYGTVINTFEELETRYIDEYRKVKQRVWCIGPFSQSNKNDLDKAQRGTNGSITNHECITWLDGQKLGSVVYVCLGSLTRLTPPQFIELALGLEESESPFILVVKGGSQTEEIEKWLEEDGFEERVKGRGVLIHGWAPQVLILSHPSLGAFLTHCGWNSTIEGICAGVPMITWPQFAEQFFNERVAVDVVGTGVGVGAESVMHLGEEDSDLVQVKREDVCKAVRIVMDEGIEGQERREKAKYFRGVAEKALEDGGSSQLNLKLFIEDIIVHMSKGLAG, encoded by the coding sequence ATGGCTTCCAATGTTCATTTTCTTATGATACCATTAATGTGCCCAGGTCACCTCATTCCAATGGTGGACATGGCCAAACTCATAGCACAACACTCTGCCACAGTCACCATCGTCATCACACCCCGTAATGCCACCAGGTTTGGGTCGGTGCTCCACCGTGCTGTGGCGTCCGGCCACCCTATCCGGATCCTGGAACTCCAATTCCCCGCTTCAGAATATGGATTACCAGAAGGATGCGAAAGTGTAGACGATCTCCCCACATTCAATCTCTCCAAAAACTTTTTCGATGCAAGTGCTAAACTTCAAGAACCATTAGAAGAAGTGTTTAACGAGCTTAAACCAAGACCAAGTTGTATCATTTCTGATAAACATTTAGCTTGGACATCAGATGTTGCAAAAAAGTTTCAGATTCCATGGGTTATTTTCGATGGAATGAGTTGTTTCACTCAGTTAGCTACTCATAATCTATGCGCTTCAAAGGTTCATGAACATGTCGGCGATTTTGACCCGATTTTGTTGCCGGGTTTACCTGATAAGATAACCATGACAAAATCCCAGCTTCCGGGCTTGTTCAATCCGGGGAAGAGTGCAAAGGCGAAGGAACTGAAGAGTGTTCGTGAGAAGATAAGAGCAGCTGAAATAGGAGCGTATGGGACAGTTATAAACACTTTTGAAGAACTGGAAACAAGATATATAGATGAATATCGAAAAGTGAAGCAAAGAGTTTGGTGTATAGGTCCGTTTTCACAATCTAACAAGAATGATTTGGACAAAGCGCAACGTGGAACCAATGGTTCAATCACGAACCACGAGTGCATCACATGGCTCGATGGTCAGAAACTAGGGAGTGTAGTTTACGTGTGTTTAGGGAGCCTAACACGACTCACACCACCACAGTTTATCGAACTGGCTCTAGGATTAGAAGAGTCAGAATCCCCGTTTATTTTAGTGGTGAAAGGAGGGAGTCAAACGGAAGAGATAGAGAAATGGTTGGAGGAAGATGGGTTTGAAGAGAGAGTGAAAGGAAGAGGTGTTTTGATCCATGGGTGGGCCCCTCAAGTTCTCATACTATCGCATCCTTCATTAGGAGCATTCTTGACTCACTGTGGTTGGAATTCGACTATAGAAGGGATTTGTGCGGGTGTACCGATGATTACGTGGCCTCAATTCGCTGAACAGTTCTTTAACGAGAGGGTGGCTGTGGATGTAGTGGGGACTGGTGTCGGTGTTGGGGCTGAATCAGTGATGCATTTAGGAGAGGAAGATTCAGATTTGGTACAAGTGAAAAGGGAGGATGTGTGTAAGGCTGTGAGGATAGTAATGGATGAAGGTATTGAAGGACAAGAGAGAAGAGAAAAGGCTAAGTATTTCAGGGGGGTGGCTGAAAAGGCGTTAGAAGATGGAGGATCATCTCAGCTAAATTTAAAATTGTTCATTGAAGATATTATTGTACACATGAGTAAGGGATTGGCAGGTTGA
- the LOC111894110 gene encoding UDP-glycosyltransferase 73C11: MALEKPQDNQLQFLIIPLMSPGHYIPTIDMAKLLAQHGVKVTIVTTPVNALRFGSILDQAVQSGLPICFLEFPLPSTEFGLPEGCESLDDLPNLGLAKELFLAQSSLQQQVEQYIENSEPKPSCILSGTFLQWPAETAKKFQIPRIIFDGMNCFTQMINHVLYLTKVYESVGESESFVLPGLPDRIELTRSQLSFAFNSSGSKEVKEFHEKVRVSESEAYGVIINSFQELEQGYSDEYQKIKEDKVWCVGPLSLCHKDVSEKALRGNKPSINKNECLKWLDSKDNASVIYACLGSISRMEPDQLVELALALESSNRPFIWVVRAGHKTPKIEKWIEEDGFEERTRDRGLLIRGWAPQLLVLSHPAIGGFLTHCGWNSTLEGVCAGVPMVTWPQFQEQFYNEKLVVQVLRIGVSVGAQSVVHWGEEEKSGVQIKSEELRKAIEMVMEEGKEGEERRKRAKELGKMAHKAVEEGGSSHQNMRRLIEDIRNQSSTRNSS; this comes from the coding sequence ATGGCTTTAGAGAAACCACAAGACAACCAACTTCAGTTTCTTATCATACCCTTAATGTCACCAGGCCACTATATTCCCACCATTGACATGGCCAAGTTACTAGCTCAACATGGTGTTAAAGTCACCATAGTTACCACCCCAGTCAATGCCCTCAGATTTGGGTCAATCCTTGATCAAGCAGTCCAATCAGGTCTTCCCATCTGTTTTCTGGAATTCCCACTTCCATCTACAGAGTTTGGCTTACCAGAGGGTTGTGAAAGCTTGGATGATCTTCCAAATTTGGGCTTAGCCAAAGAACTTTTCCTTGCCCAAAGTTCACTACAACAACAAGTGGAACAATACATTGAAAACTCTGAGCCTAAGCCAAGTTGCATACTATCCGGGACATTTCTCCAATGGCCAGCTGAAACAGCAAAAAAGTTTCAGATTCCAAGGATTATATTCGATGGAATGAATTGCTTCACACAGATGATTAACCACGTTTTGTACCTCACCAAGGTATATGAAAGTGTGGGTGAGTCAGAGTCGTTTGTTTTACCCGGTTTGCCTGATCGAATTGAACTAACAAGATCCCAACTATCTTTTGCATTCAATTCCTCCGGCTCCAAAGAAGTGAAAGAATTCCATGAAAAAGTTCGGGTATCTGAATCCGAAGCATATGGAGTAATCATAAACAGTTTTCAGGAGTTGGAACAAGGATACTCTGATGAATATCAGAAAATCAAAGAAGATAAAGTTTGGTGTGTAGGTCCATTATCGCTATGCCATAAGGATGTATCAGAGAAGGCCCTGAGAGGTAACAAACCCTCCATTAACAAGAACGAATGCCTGAAGTGGCTAGATTCTAAAGATAATGCTTCGGTGATCTATGCATGTCTAGGAAGTATTAGTCGTATGGAGCCTGACCAGTTAGTCGAGCTTGCTTTAGCTCTAGAATCCTCTAACAGACCATTTATTTGGGTTGTTCGAGCAGGCCACAAGACTCCGAAGATAGAAAAATGGATAGAAGAAGATGGGTTTGAAGAGAGAACCAGAGATCGAGGTCTATTGATCCGTGGGTGGGCTCCACAGCTGTTGGTTCTATCCCACCCTGCAATTGGAGGGTTCTTGACTCACTGTGGCTGGAATTCAACTCTAGAAGGGGTGTGTGCTGGTGTCCCCATGGTGACATGGCCTCAGTTTCAGGAGCAGTTCTATAATGAGAAGTTAGTTGTACAAGTGTTGAGGATTGGAGTTAGTGTTGGTGCTCAAAGTGTGGTGCATTGGGGTGAAGAAGAAAAGTCTGGAGTGCAAATAAAGAGTGAGGAATTGAGGAAGGCTATAGAGATGGTGATGGAAGAAGGgaaagaaggagaagagagaAGAAAGAGAGCTAAAGAACTTGGTAAGATGGCACATAAAGCAGTAGAAGAGGGAGGATCTTCTCACCAGAATATGAGAAGACTAATTGAAGATATCAGGAACCAATCGAGTACTAGGAATTCAAGCTAA